In Ctenopharyngodon idella isolate HZGC_01 chromosome 20, HZGC01, whole genome shotgun sequence, the following proteins share a genomic window:
- the calm1b gene encoding calmodulin-1b, with protein MADQLTEEQIAEFKEAFSLFDKDGDGTITTKELGTVMRSLGQNPTEAELQDMINEVDADGNGTIDFPEFLTMMARKMKDTDSEEEIREAFRVFDKDGNGYISAAELRHVMTNLGEKLTDEEVDEMIREADIDGDGQVNYEEFVQMMTAK; from the exons ATG GCTGACCAGTTAACAGAGGAGCAGATCGCAG AGTTCAAGGAGGCTTTTTCCTTATTCGACAAGGATGGTGATGGCACCATCACGACCAAAGAGCTGGGCACAGTCATGCGGTCGCTGGGTCAGAACCCCACAGAGGCAGAGCTGCAGGACATGATCAATGAGGTGGACGCTGATG GAAATGGAACCATAGATTTCCCAGAGTTCTTGACGATGATGGCCAGGAAAATGAAGGACACAGACAGCGAGGAAGAGATTCGCGAGGCATTTCGGGTATTTGACAAG GACGGTAATGGCTACATCAGTGCCGCAGAGTTGCGTCATGTCATGACAAACCTCGGCGAGAAGCTGACAGATGAAGAGGTGGATGAGATGATCAGAGAAGCCGACATAGATGGTGATGGTCAGGTGAACTATGAAG AATTTGTACAGATGATGACCGCAAAGTGA